A genomic window from Fibrobacterota bacterium includes:
- the xrtK gene encoding exosortase K encodes MRATPTSSPIAWNVWIKAVALLVLLGVGKFSLRWEQPEHVRWALAPAVGLVEALLHVPFSWVAGQGYRNADLRILVDHSCAGSGFFLMSVVLCFWHFPWTGGLRPWAKLSGMLVMACLVAIVVTGLRLATTIFLVGSSPWADLHRAEVHTWIGVTFYFCSLVAVHLAARKVLSPESA; translated from the coding sequence ATGCGCGCGACTCCCACCTCCTCTCCGATCGCTTGGAACGTCTGGATCAAGGCGGTGGCCCTGCTTGTCCTGCTGGGCGTCGGGAAGTTCAGTTTGCGCTGGGAACAGCCCGAACACGTGCGGTGGGCCTTGGCGCCTGCGGTGGGATTGGTGGAGGCGCTGCTCCATGTTCCGTTTTCGTGGGTGGCAGGCCAGGGCTATCGCAATGCGGATTTGCGGATCCTGGTGGACCATTCCTGCGCCGGTTCCGGCTTTTTCCTGATGTCCGTGGTGCTTTGCTTCTGGCATTTTCCGTGGACCGGCGGGTTGCGGCCGTGGGCGAAGCTCTCGGGAATGCTGGTGATGGCCTGTCTCGTCGCGATCGTGGTGACAGGCCTGCGCTTGGCCACCACGATCTTCCTGGTGGGATCGTCGCCCTGGGCAGATCTCCATCGCGCCGAAGTTCACACCTGGATCGGTGTCACTTTCTACTTCTGTTCGCTGGTCGCCGTCCACCTCGCCGCCCGCAAGGTTCTTTCCCCGGAGTCCGCATGA